A single window of Jaculus jaculus isolate mJacJac1 chromosome 14, mJacJac1.mat.Y.cur, whole genome shotgun sequence DNA harbors:
- the LOC101614471 gene encoding olfactory receptor 10AG1-like: protein MTNLSTVSVFILQGFSSIPELQLLSTAIFLLIYLAAVLGNVSIMSAVILDARLHMPMYFFLKHLSLVDLCSTSTTLPRAFVATVVGSKEISLSACACQLFTFICLGSVECFLITSMAFDRSLAIYRPLTYGAVMNPQACVCLVVVAWVSGLFFSAFHTANTFSLPFCGPNVIQHFFCDIPPLMNIACANAKAHEAAGFAVSGCIIMTCLALTVLSYIRIVATVAQIPSAAGRQKAFSTCSSHLAMVLLFYGTGGSAYMQPTAHYYPLQGRMAAVFYSIITPTLNPVIYSLRNKDMKSALRKLYLRMTSWNLASSHGRDQKSTYSLFPPESC from the coding sequence ATGACCAATCTCTCGACAGTGTCTGTATTCATCCTCCAAGGCTTCTCCAGTATCCCTGAGCTACAGCTGCTGAGCACAGCCATTTTCCTTCTCATATACTTGGCTGCAGTTCTGGGGAATGTCTCCATCATGTCTGCTGTGATCCTGGACGCCCGTCTACACAtgcccatgtacttcttcctcaaGCATCTCTCCCTGGTGGATCTCTGTTCCACATCCACCACCCTGCCCCGCGCCTTCGTGGCCACGGTTGTGGGCTCCAAGGagatttctctttctgcttgtgcTTGCCAGCTCTTCACCTTCATCTGCCTTGGCTCTGTGGAGTGTTTTCTCATCACGTCCATGGCTTTTGATCGATCTCTGGCCATCTACAGGCCCCTGACGTATGGGGCAGTCATGAATCCTCAGGCCTGTGTCTGTCTGGTAGTGGTGGCCTGGGTTAGTGGACTCTTCTTCTCTGCCTTCCACACTGCCAACACTTTCTCCTTGCCCTTCTGTGGCCCCAATGTGATTCAGCACTTCTTCTGTGACATCCCCCCACTCATGAACATAGCCTGTGCCAACGCAAAAGCCCATGAGGCTGCTGGATTTGCAGTCAGTGGCTGCATCATTATGACCTGCTTGGCCCTCACTGTCCTGTCTTACATTCGTATAGTGGCCACTGTGGCTCAGATCCCTTCAGCAGCTGGCCGCCAGAAGGCCTTCTCCACATGCTCCTCCCATCTGGCTATGGTGCTCCTGTTCTATGGGACTGGGGGTTCTGCCTACATGCAGCCCACAGCCCACTACTACCCACTGCAAGGGCGCATGGCTGCTGTGTTCTACTCAATCATCACGCCCACCCTGAACCCAGTTATCTACAGCCTGAGGAACAAGGACATGAAGAGTGCCCTGAGGAAGCTCTACCTTCGGATGACATCTTGGAACCTGGCATCTAGCCATGGGAGGGACCAGAAATCCACCTATAGTCTATTTCCCCCAGAGTCATGCTGA